A window of the Gemmatirosa kalamazoonensis genome harbors these coding sequences:
- a CDS encoding YIP1 family protein, with protein sequence MTAPAATATKSPSVLEDIVDVFYQPAAVFERRRNAGFGLALLLYAILSAVMLYAARPVMRPVFERQMDQAIEKINANPNISADQKESIGNRMRGAIDSPFALIVPIILIPLTLFITALVLWLVGKAFGSSASYSQAAMVTTFASFPRLLLGAIVTGFSLATGREVGTQFGLTLSPAAMLGADASPVYAALLSRLDVGTLWTTALLGIGIAIVGRVSRTQGYMTAAVVWLLGGAFIVLSALRQMAG encoded by the coding sequence ATGACCGCTCCCGCCGCCACCGCGACCAAGAGCCCCTCGGTGCTCGAGGACATCGTCGACGTCTTCTACCAGCCGGCCGCGGTGTTCGAGCGCCGCCGGAACGCGGGCTTCGGGCTGGCGCTGCTCCTCTACGCGATCCTCAGCGCCGTGATGCTCTATGCGGCGCGTCCGGTGATGCGTCCCGTATTCGAGCGGCAGATGGACCAGGCGATCGAGAAGATCAACGCGAACCCGAACATCTCCGCCGACCAGAAGGAGAGCATCGGCAACCGGATGCGCGGCGCGATCGACTCGCCGTTCGCGCTCATCGTGCCGATCATCCTCATCCCGCTGACGCTGTTCATCACGGCGCTGGTGCTGTGGCTCGTCGGCAAGGCGTTCGGCAGCAGCGCCTCGTACTCCCAGGCGGCGATGGTGACGACGTTCGCGTCGTTCCCGCGGCTGCTGCTCGGCGCGATCGTCACCGGCTTCTCGCTCGCCACCGGACGCGAGGTCGGCACGCAGTTCGGCCTCACGCTGAGCCCCGCCGCCATGCTGGGCGCGGACGCGTCGCCCGTATATGCCGCGCTCCTCAGCCGCCTCGACGTCGGCACGCTGTGGACGACGGCGCTGCTCGGGATCGGCATCGCGATCGTCGGCCGCGTGTCGCGCACGCAGGGCTACATGACGGCCGCGGTGGTGTGGCTGCTCGGCGGCGCCTTCATCGTGCTCAGCGCGCTGCGGCAGATGGCGGGGTGA
- the speA gene encoding biosynthetic arginine decarboxylase, which produces MATTTDPITTPAPAEPWTIDSARALYNIEGWGAGFFDISERGTVVVRPDRAHPERELDLLDLARDLEEQGVALPVLLRFSDILRSRIEQLSQRFRAAIKEFEYGGGYTTVYPIKVNQQRHVVEEIVEYGQPYGVGLECGSKPELQAVLALSESTEHIIVCNGYKDHEFMRLALMGQKVGHTVFIVIEQLSEVDVLLEVADELGVTPTCGVRIKLATESAGRWAQSAGEKSKFGLNAVQIVKLIDRLRDAGRLDIIKLLHFHLGSQIPDIRFIKAGLQEIARFYVEMRHIGVDVTHVDVGGGLGVDYDGTASSSSNASVNYTLQEYANDIVYTMAEACRENEVPMPHLISESGRALTAHHALLLLRVIDVESQAEPPLPTITDDDHALLHEMVEDYELLKRGRLTPRKVLEVYHDASFDKDRARQLFNSGVLDLRGLAAAEQIYFAQMNMISRVVNGDRDEYEEILKELDATLVDRYFCNFSLFQSLPDNWAIDQLFPIMPVHRLDEEPTRRGTLQDVTCDSDGKIDRFVGDKTGRPSLELHEFRDGEDYVLGIFLTGAYQEILGDLHNLFGDTNAVHVKFTERGYDITDLVHGDTVTEVLNYVQFHAATLLTTWRRKVGSAKGLSRQEANAFVADYVAGLEGYTYLEGEAAR; this is translated from the coding sequence ATGGCGACCACGACCGACCCCATCACGACGCCCGCTCCGGCGGAGCCGTGGACGATCGACTCCGCGCGCGCCCTCTACAACATCGAGGGATGGGGCGCGGGCTTCTTCGACATCAGCGAGCGCGGCACCGTCGTCGTGCGCCCCGACCGGGCTCACCCCGAGCGCGAGCTCGACCTGCTGGACCTCGCGCGCGACCTCGAGGAGCAGGGCGTCGCACTGCCGGTGCTGCTGCGCTTCTCGGACATCCTGCGCTCGCGCATCGAGCAGCTGAGCCAGCGCTTCCGCGCGGCGATCAAGGAGTTCGAGTACGGGGGCGGGTACACGACCGTGTATCCGATCAAGGTGAACCAGCAGCGGCACGTCGTCGAGGAGATCGTTGAATATGGCCAACCCTACGGGGTTGGCCTGGAGTGCGGCTCGAAGCCGGAGCTGCAGGCGGTGCTCGCGCTGTCCGAGAGCACGGAGCACATCATCGTGTGCAACGGCTACAAGGACCACGAGTTCATGCGCCTCGCGCTCATGGGGCAGAAGGTCGGCCACACGGTGTTCATCGTGATCGAGCAGCTGAGCGAGGTGGACGTGCTGCTGGAGGTGGCCGACGAGCTGGGGGTGACGCCGACGTGCGGCGTGCGCATCAAGCTCGCCACCGAGAGCGCGGGCCGGTGGGCGCAGAGCGCCGGTGAGAAGTCCAAGTTCGGGCTGAACGCCGTGCAGATCGTGAAGCTCATCGACCGGCTCCGCGACGCGGGCCGACTCGACATCATCAAGCTGCTGCACTTCCACCTCGGGAGCCAGATCCCCGACATCCGCTTCATCAAGGCGGGGCTCCAGGAGATCGCGCGCTTCTACGTCGAGATGCGGCACATCGGGGTGGACGTCACGCACGTCGACGTCGGCGGCGGTCTGGGCGTGGACTACGACGGCACCGCATCGTCGTCGTCGAACGCGAGCGTGAACTACACGCTGCAGGAGTACGCGAACGACATCGTGTACACGATGGCCGAGGCGTGCCGCGAGAACGAGGTGCCGATGCCGCACCTCATCTCGGAGAGCGGACGCGCGCTCACGGCGCACCACGCGCTGCTGCTCCTGCGCGTCATCGACGTCGAGAGCCAGGCGGAGCCGCCGCTCCCCACCATCACCGACGACGACCACGCGCTGCTGCACGAGATGGTGGAGGATTACGAGCTGCTGAAGCGCGGCCGCCTCACGCCGCGCAAGGTGCTCGAGGTCTACCACGACGCGAGCTTCGACAAGGACCGCGCGCGGCAGCTGTTCAACAGCGGCGTGCTGGACCTGCGCGGGCTCGCCGCCGCGGAGCAGATCTACTTCGCGCAGATGAACATGATCTCGCGCGTCGTGAACGGCGACCGCGACGAGTACGAGGAGATCCTGAAGGAGCTCGACGCCACGCTCGTCGACCGGTACTTCTGCAACTTCTCGCTGTTCCAGTCGCTCCCCGACAACTGGGCGATCGACCAGCTCTTCCCGATCATGCCCGTCCACCGGCTCGACGAGGAGCCGACGCGGCGCGGCACGCTGCAGGACGTGACGTGCGACTCGGACGGCAAGATCGATCGCTTCGTCGGCGACAAGACCGGCCGGCCGAGCCTCGAGCTGCACGAGTTCCGCGACGGCGAGGACTACGTGCTCGGCATCTTCCTGACCGGCGCGTACCAGGAGATCCTCGGCGACCTGCACAACCTGTTCGGCGACACGAACGCGGTGCACGTGAAGTTCACGGAGCGCGGCTACGACATCACGGACCTCGTGCACGGCGACACGGTGACCGAGGTGCTGAACTACGTGCAGTTCCACGCCGCGACGCTGCTCACGACGTGGCGCCGCAAGGTCGGTTCGGCGAAGGGGCTCTCGCGGCAGGAGGCGAACGCGTTCGTCGCCGACTACGTCGCGGGGCTCGAGGGCTACACGTACCTCGAGGGCGAGGCGGCGCGCTGA
- a CDS encoding App1 family protein codes for MSDQRRWVDRLLRIAESVEDGVDLVRHEIRDRLGGKRSLRVVAYRSYGTPRRVRVVGRVLRDEAVAPSVEGASSWRNLVDTYRRFETDEVPGARVAVDVGGVRVEASADREGYFERDIDLPNPVAPGVHEARVTLLEPRGDAPVTTIARVHIPAATARFGIVSDIDDTVIRTDATDIVRMIRAVLLGNAHTRLPFPGVAELYRALRAGPGGACDNPLFYVSSSPWNLYDVLDELFALRDIPPGPVLLRDWGFDAEGGGLPTRHAGHKRAAIARIFETFPALPFILVGDSGQEDPEIYASLMRDHPRRVLAAYIRDVHPEASRRDAITRLATELAAEGGTLVLTPDTAAAALHARQHGWTD; via the coding sequence GTGAGCGACCAGCGCCGGTGGGTCGACCGGCTGCTCCGCATCGCGGAGTCCGTCGAGGACGGCGTGGACCTCGTGCGCCACGAGATCCGCGACCGACTCGGCGGCAAGCGCTCGCTGCGCGTCGTCGCCTACCGCAGCTACGGCACGCCGCGTCGCGTGCGCGTCGTGGGCCGCGTGCTGCGCGACGAGGCGGTGGCGCCGTCGGTGGAGGGCGCGAGCTCCTGGCGCAACCTCGTCGACACGTACCGCCGCTTCGAGACCGACGAGGTGCCCGGCGCGCGCGTCGCCGTCGACGTGGGCGGCGTGCGCGTGGAGGCGAGCGCCGACCGCGAGGGCTACTTCGAGCGCGACATCGACCTGCCTAACCCGGTCGCGCCGGGCGTGCACGAGGCGCGCGTCACACTGCTCGAGCCGCGCGGCGACGCGCCGGTGACGACGATCGCCCGCGTCCACATCCCCGCGGCGACGGCGCGCTTCGGCATCGTGAGCGACATCGACGACACCGTCATCCGCACCGACGCGACCGACATCGTGCGGATGATCCGCGCCGTGCTGCTCGGCAACGCGCACACGCGGCTCCCGTTCCCCGGCGTCGCGGAGCTGTACCGCGCGCTGCGCGCCGGTCCCGGCGGCGCGTGCGACAACCCGCTGTTCTACGTCTCCAGCTCCCCGTGGAACCTGTACGACGTGCTCGACGAGCTGTTCGCGCTGCGCGACATCCCGCCCGGGCCGGTGCTGCTGCGCGACTGGGGCTTCGACGCCGAGGGCGGTGGGCTCCCGACGCGGCACGCGGGACACAAGCGCGCCGCCATCGCGCGCATCTTCGAGACGTTCCCCGCCCTGCCGTTCATCCTCGTCGGCGACAGCGGCCAGGAGGACCCCGAGATCTACGCGTCGCTCATGCGCGACCATCCGCGCCGCGTGCTCGCCGCGTACATCCGCGACGTCCATCCGGAGGCCTCACGCCGCGACGCCATCACGCGCCTCGCGACGGAGCTCGCCGCCGAGGGCGGCACGCTCGTGCTCACGCCGGACACCGCGGCGGCGGCGCTCCACGCGCGGCAGCACGGCTGGACCGATTGA
- a CDS encoding ABC transporter permease, with amino-acid sequence MTGGTLSAAVPAAAATRAAPSAASAFAALMRRDLRVAVRELPFTLVRTLMQPLLFVIVFGYLLPKMGFVQGSYGAAMLPGILAVSLTMSSVQSVALPMVADFGWTREIEDRLLAPIPSGLLVAQKIVAGALQGVLGAAVVLPIARLLMGPIPGLTLSHLGAALVVTVLGALAFSALGLWMGTAISPQHVGLMFSAIIAPMIFFGCAYYPWRGLDAVPVMKYAVLANPLVYVAEGMRGTLTPSMPHMPLAVVSLALLGLLALFSWLGTRSFMRRAFQ; translated from the coding sequence GTGACCGGCGGCACTCTCTCGGCCGCGGTGCCCGCGGCGGCGGCGACGCGCGCGGCGCCGTCCGCGGCGTCGGCGTTCGCGGCGCTCATGCGGCGCGACTTACGCGTGGCGGTGCGCGAGCTGCCGTTCACGCTCGTGCGCACGCTGATGCAGCCGCTCCTGTTCGTGATCGTGTTCGGCTACCTGCTGCCGAAGATGGGCTTCGTGCAGGGCAGCTACGGCGCGGCGATGCTGCCGGGGATCCTCGCGGTGAGCCTCACGATGTCGTCGGTGCAGTCGGTGGCGCTGCCGATGGTGGCCGACTTCGGGTGGACGCGCGAGATCGAGGACCGGCTTCTGGCGCCGATCCCGAGCGGGCTGCTCGTCGCGCAGAAGATCGTCGCGGGCGCGCTGCAGGGCGTGCTCGGGGCGGCGGTGGTGCTGCCGATCGCGCGGCTGCTCATGGGCCCGATCCCCGGGCTCACGCTCTCGCACCTCGGCGCGGCGCTCGTGGTCACGGTGCTCGGCGCGCTCGCGTTCTCCGCGTTAGGCCTGTGGATGGGCACCGCGATCAGCCCGCAGCACGTGGGGCTGATGTTCAGCGCGATCATCGCGCCGATGATCTTCTTCGGCTGCGCGTACTACCCGTGGCGCGGGCTGGACGCGGTGCCGGTGATGAAGTACGCCGTGCTCGCGAACCCGCTCGTGTACGTCGCGGAGGGAATGCGCGGCACGCTCACGCCGAGCATGCCGCACATGCCGCTGGCCGTGGTGTCGCTGGCGCTGCTGGGTCTTCTCGCGCTGTTCTCGTGGCTCGGCACGCGCTCCTTCATGCGGCGTGCCTTTCAGTGA
- a CDS encoding ABC transporter ATP-binding protein has translation MSVAIETRALRKVYRAPARKAPRGPTTFAPPGAAMGPPPAGDVVALDALDLTIGAGEFFGLLGPNGAGKTTTIGILTTRVLPTSGEARVGSADVARDPVGVRRRIGVVPQRPNADRSLTVVENLLFHAAYYGVPRAAAAQRADALLAQFEIAEKRDRKVDELSGGQQQRLMIARALIHEPEVVFLDEPTVGLDPQARHALWDVLRRLHAEGRTIVMTTHYMEEADQLCGRVAIVDQGKLLALDTPAALKARAPGGTLVELTLDDDAAPVVAQAECVAGVSRAEARGRVLRVYAERGGAAIPPLLLAAEAAGRQVHDIHLVPPSLETLFISLTGRKLT, from the coding sequence GTGTCGGTCGCGATCGAGACTCGCGCGCTGCGCAAGGTGTACCGGGCGCCCGCGCGGAAAGCGCCGCGGGGGCCGACCACGTTCGCGCCGCCGGGCGCCGCCATGGGTCCGCCGCCCGCGGGCGACGTGGTGGCGCTCGACGCGCTCGACCTGACGATCGGTGCCGGAGAGTTCTTCGGGCTCCTCGGGCCTAACGGCGCGGGCAAGACGACGACGATCGGCATCCTCACCACGCGCGTGCTGCCGACGTCGGGCGAGGCGCGCGTGGGCAGTGCCGACGTCGCGCGTGATCCCGTCGGCGTGCGGCGGCGCATCGGCGTGGTGCCGCAGCGCCCGAACGCGGATCGCAGCCTGACCGTCGTCGAGAACCTGCTGTTCCACGCCGCGTACTACGGCGTGCCGCGCGCGGCCGCCGCGCAGCGCGCCGACGCGCTGCTCGCGCAGTTCGAGATCGCCGAGAAGCGCGACCGGAAGGTGGACGAGCTGTCGGGCGGTCAGCAGCAGCGCCTCATGATCGCGCGCGCGCTGATCCACGAGCCCGAGGTCGTGTTCCTCGACGAGCCGACGGTGGGACTCGATCCGCAGGCGCGTCACGCGTTGTGGGACGTGCTCCGCCGCCTGCACGCCGAAGGACGCACCATCGTCATGACGACCCATTACATGGAGGAGGCGGACCAGCTCTGCGGCCGCGTGGCGATCGTCGATCAGGGCAAGCTCCTCGCGCTCGACACGCCGGCGGCGCTGAAGGCGCGTGCGCCGGGCGGCACGCTCGTGGAGCTGACGCTCGACGACGACGCGGCGCCGGTGGTCGCGCAGGCGGAGTGCGTCGCGGGCGTCAGCCGCGCGGAGGCGCGGGGGCGCGTGCTGCGCGTGTACGCGGAGCGCGGCGGCGCGGCGATCCCGCCGCTGCTCCTCGCCGCCGAAGCGGCCGGCCGGCAGGTGCACGACATCCACCTCGTGCCGCCGAGCCTCGAGACGCTGTTCATCTCGCTCACCGGGAGGAAGCTCACGTGA
- a CDS encoding PadR family transcriptional regulator has protein sequence MFTGFSRTADGWQWCNAREGDPDFGNFIGIFAGKRPGGGGRRGGWGRMFEQGDLKLVVLKLLEEKPRHGYEIIKALEEKTSGMYSPSPGAVYPTLTLLEELGYARAVDEGAGRKIYEITDEGRKHLAEHRTAADDVFERVSHVAGAGVELFGELASAFGALGRAAFKTASKSRGDRDLLKKVRDIIERAEHDIETLG, from the coding sequence ATGTTCACTGGATTCTCGCGCACGGCCGACGGCTGGCAGTGGTGCAACGCCCGGGAGGGCGACCCCGACTTCGGCAACTTCATCGGCATCTTTGCCGGCAAGCGGCCCGGCGGCGGCGGACGACGCGGCGGCTGGGGCCGGATGTTCGAGCAGGGGGATCTCAAGCTCGTCGTCCTCAAGCTGCTCGAGGAGAAGCCGCGCCACGGCTACGAGATCATCAAGGCGCTCGAGGAGAAGACGAGCGGCATGTACTCGCCGAGCCCCGGCGCCGTCTACCCGACGCTGACGCTGCTCGAGGAGCTCGGCTACGCGCGCGCCGTGGACGAGGGGGCGGGCCGCAAGATCTACGAGATCACCGACGAGGGGCGGAAGCATCTCGCCGAGCACCGCACGGCGGCGGACGACGTGTTCGAGCGCGTGAGCCACGTCGCCGGCGCGGGCGTGGAGCTGTTCGGCGAGCTGGCGAGCGCGTTCGGTGCGCTCGGCCGCGCCGCGTTCAAGACGGCGAGCAAATCGCGCGGCGACCGCGATCTGCTGAAGAAGGTGCGCGACATCATCGAGCGCGCGGAGCACGACATCGAGACGCTCGGCTGA
- a CDS encoding TIGR00266 family protein, whose translation MADEIDFRILGDDLQAVVVTLDPGEAVVAEAGAMLYMREGIQMATTLDPNNQGGGLFSKLLSGGKRLLSGDSFFVTLFANAGSRRTDVAFASPTPGKILPVNLREWGGTLICQKDSFLCAARGVNVTVAFTRKFGAGFFGGEGFILQKIEGDGLAFVHASGTLVSMDLAPGEELRVDTGCLVAMQPSVTYDIRTVPGIKTALFGGEGLFFVSLTGPGRVVLQTMPFSRLADRIIAASPRAGGSRREEGSVLGGLGSLLDGDR comes from the coding sequence ATGGCCGACGAGATCGATTTCAGGATCCTGGGCGACGACCTGCAGGCGGTCGTCGTGACGCTCGACCCCGGCGAGGCCGTGGTGGCCGAAGCGGGCGCAATGCTGTACATGCGCGAGGGGATCCAGATGGCGACGACGCTGGATCCGAACAACCAGGGGGGCGGCCTGTTCTCCAAGCTGCTCTCCGGCGGCAAGCGGCTGCTCTCCGGCGACTCGTTCTTCGTCACGCTGTTCGCGAACGCGGGCTCGCGCCGCACGGACGTCGCGTTCGCGTCGCCGACGCCGGGGAAGATCCTCCCGGTCAACCTGCGCGAGTGGGGCGGCACGCTGATCTGTCAGAAGGACTCGTTCCTGTGCGCGGCGCGCGGCGTGAACGTGACGGTGGCGTTCACGCGGAAGTTCGGCGCGGGCTTCTTCGGCGGTGAAGGGTTCATCCTGCAGAAGATCGAGGGCGACGGCCTGGCGTTCGTGCACGCGTCGGGGACGCTGGTGTCGATGGATCTCGCGCCGGGCGAGGAGCTGCGCGTCGACACGGGCTGCCTCGTGGCGATGCAGCCGAGCGTGACGTACGACATCCGCACCGTGCCGGGGATCAAGACGGCGCTGTTCGGCGGCGAGGGGCTGTTCTTCGTGAGCCTCACGGGCCCCGGGCGCGTGGTGCTCCAGACGATGCCGTTCTCGCGCCTGGCGGACCGTATCATCGCGGCGTCGCCGCGGGCGGGCGGCAGCCGGCGGGAGGAGGGGTCGGTGCTCGGCGGGCTCGGCTCGCTGCTGGACGGAGATCGGTAG
- a CDS encoding S9 family peptidase yields MRTLHRTVCRGALLALGAALSAAQSHAQGAGRVITQADYDIWRSIQGTTLSRDGRWLAYSLVPAVGDGDLVVRSTKGSTEWRVPRGYVGRPQLQPNADSGFTAPPPQFSYDGRVVAALTYASRAEFERARRGRRAADQPATSLAIVSLADGKVTTVPRVRSFAMPREAGGWIAYLLAGGDSAGGRGADSARTPGVAAATPGGTPRPISGDSTARRGGRRQETGATLVVRELASGNETRIEDVTTYAFADSGRWLAYTTASRAESHNGAFVRALGASGIGAEVALLSGKGSYRALTFDRAQKQVAFVSDHADSAAARPRMSLYQARLAATPTTRALVTPAGLAADRLLSDRGVSFTRDGSAVVFSVTPPRLDSIPADSLADKAVFDLWNYKDTRLQPQQRLEAARDRGRSYTAVYQLGTGKWLQLTNDSIPQVSLSEDGREALAVTNVPYALEALWGEGANDVYLLDTRTGARKPVARNVRFRAELSPAGRYVVWFADHGWHAYDAQSGKTTDLTAKLTGVRFDQETWDTPSDPQPWGVAAWTADDRSVLVYSHYDVWELDPSGARPAKVVTDSVGTKTHVQFRLVSTGGARGRFRGGDATVVDPSQPLLLSAFDDRSKESGFYRERLDAATPPERIVMAAYKFGAPIKAADADVYAVTRQSFTEFPDVWVGERLDRLTKVTDANPQQKQYAWGSAELFEWANGDGVPLQGVVYKPANFDPSKKYPMLVTYYEQMSDNLYAYDAPAGRNRINPTVYASNGYVVFTPDIAYTTGYPGQSALKSVVPGVQAIVARGFVDPKRVGIGGQSWGGYQSAYIVTQTPMFAAAFLGAPVANMTSAYGGIRWESGNSRVQQYERGQSRIGATLWDAPMRYIENSPLFYVPRITTPVLIMSNDADGAVPWYQGIELFIALKRFGKEAYLVEYNGEGHNPRKRANQLDIDRRMQQFFAAKLKGEPAPEWMEKGIPFVNKGRDQLAPVNAQSTATSAGQATLPR; encoded by the coding sequence ATGCGAACGCTTCACCGAACCGTCTGCCGCGGCGCGCTCCTGGCGCTCGGCGCCGCGCTGAGCGCGGCCCAGTCCCATGCCCAGGGCGCGGGCCGGGTCATCACCCAGGCCGACTACGACATCTGGCGGTCGATCCAGGGGACCACCCTGTCGCGCGACGGCCGCTGGCTCGCCTACTCGCTCGTGCCCGCCGTCGGCGACGGCGACCTCGTCGTCCGCTCGACGAAGGGGAGCACCGAGTGGCGGGTGCCTCGCGGCTACGTCGGCCGGCCGCAGCTGCAGCCGAACGCCGACTCCGGCTTCACCGCGCCGCCGCCGCAGTTCTCGTACGACGGACGCGTCGTGGCCGCGCTGACGTACGCGTCGCGCGCGGAGTTCGAGCGCGCGCGCCGCGGCCGACGTGCGGCCGACCAGCCGGCGACGTCGCTGGCGATCGTGTCGCTGGCCGACGGGAAGGTGACGACGGTGCCGCGCGTGCGCTCGTTCGCGATGCCACGCGAGGCGGGCGGCTGGATCGCGTACCTGCTCGCGGGCGGCGACAGCGCGGGCGGCCGCGGAGCCGACTCCGCGCGAACGCCCGGCGTTGCGGCGGCGACGCCCGGCGGCACGCCGCGCCCGATCAGTGGCGACTCCACGGCGCGCCGCGGCGGCCGCCGCCAGGAGACCGGCGCCACGCTGGTGGTGCGCGAGCTCGCGAGCGGCAACGAGACGCGCATCGAGGACGTCACGACGTACGCGTTCGCCGACAGCGGCCGCTGGCTCGCGTACACGACGGCGTCGCGTGCCGAGTCGCACAACGGCGCGTTCGTGCGCGCGTTAGGCGCGTCCGGCATCGGCGCCGAGGTCGCGCTGCTGAGCGGGAAGGGAAGCTATCGCGCGCTCACGTTCGATCGCGCGCAGAAGCAGGTCGCGTTCGTGTCGGACCACGCCGACTCCGCCGCGGCGCGGCCACGCATGTCGCTGTACCAGGCGCGACTCGCCGCGACCCCGACGACGCGCGCGCTGGTGACGCCGGCCGGGCTCGCGGCGGACCGACTGCTGAGCGACCGCGGCGTGAGCTTCACCCGCGACGGCTCGGCCGTCGTGTTCTCGGTGACGCCTCCGCGGCTCGACTCGATCCCGGCCGACTCGCTCGCCGACAAGGCGGTGTTCGACCTGTGGAACTACAAGGACACGCGGCTCCAGCCGCAGCAGCGGCTCGAGGCGGCGCGCGACCGCGGCCGCAGCTACACCGCGGTGTACCAGTTAGGCACCGGCAAGTGGCTGCAGCTCACGAACGACTCCATCCCGCAGGTGTCGCTGAGCGAGGATGGGCGCGAGGCGCTCGCCGTGACGAACGTGCCGTACGCGCTCGAGGCGCTGTGGGGCGAGGGGGCGAACGACGTCTACCTGCTCGACACGCGCACCGGCGCGCGGAAGCCCGTGGCGAGGAACGTGCGCTTCCGCGCCGAGCTGTCGCCGGCCGGCCGCTACGTGGTGTGGTTCGCCGACCACGGCTGGCACGCGTACGACGCGCAGAGCGGCAAGACGACCGACCTCACGGCGAAGCTGACCGGCGTGCGGTTCGATCAGGAGACGTGGGACACGCCGAGCGACCCGCAGCCGTGGGGCGTCGCCGCGTGGACCGCCGACGACCGGTCGGTGCTCGTGTACTCGCACTACGACGTGTGGGAGCTCGACCCGTCGGGCGCTCGTCCGGCGAAGGTCGTCACCGACTCGGTGGGCACGAAGACCCACGTGCAGTTCCGCCTCGTGAGCACGGGCGGCGCGCGCGGACGCTTCCGCGGCGGCGACGCGACGGTCGTCGACCCGTCGCAGCCGCTGCTCCTCAGCGCGTTCGACGACAGGAGCAAGGAGTCCGGCTTCTACCGCGAGCGCCTCGACGCGGCGACGCCGCCCGAGCGCATCGTCATGGCGGCGTACAAGTTCGGCGCGCCGATCAAGGCGGCGGACGCGGACGTCTACGCGGTCACGCGTCAGAGCTTCACCGAGTTCCCCGACGTGTGGGTGGGCGAGCGGCTGGACCGGCTGACGAAGGTCACGGACGCGAACCCGCAGCAGAAGCAGTACGCGTGGGGCTCGGCCGAGCTGTTCGAGTGGGCGAACGGCGACGGCGTGCCGCTGCAGGGCGTGGTGTACAAGCCGGCGAACTTCGACCCGAGCAAGAAGTACCCGATGCTCGTCACGTACTACGAGCAGATGTCCGACAACCTGTACGCGTACGACGCGCCGGCGGGCCGCAACCGCATCAACCCAACCGTGTACGCGTCGAACGGCTACGTCGTGTTCACGCCGGACATCGCGTACACCACGGGCTATCCGGGCCAGAGCGCGCTGAAGTCGGTGGTGCCCGGCGTGCAGGCCATCGTCGCGCGCGGCTTCGTCGATCCGAAGCGCGTCGGCATCGGCGGGCAGAGCTGGGGCGGCTACCAGAGCGCGTACATCGTGACGCAGACGCCGATGTTCGCGGCGGCGTTCCTCGGCGCGCCGGTGGCGAACATGACGAGCGCGTACGGCGGCATCCGCTGGGAGTCGGGCAACTCGCGCGTGCAGCAGTACGAGCGCGGGCAGAGCCGCATCGGCGCCACGCTGTGGGACGCGCCGATGCGCTACATCGAGAACTCGCCGCTGTTCTACGTGCCGCGCATCACGACGCCGGTGCTCATCATGTCGAACGACGCGGACGGCGCGGTGCCGTGGTACCAGGGGATCGAGCTGTTCATCGCGCTGAAGCGCTTCGGCAAGGAAGCGTACCTGGTGGAGTACAACGGCGAGGGGCACAATCCCCGCAAGCGCGCGAACCAGCTCGACATCGACCGCCGCATGCAGCAGTTCTTCGCCGCGAAGCTGAAGGGGGAGCCGGCGCCGGAGTGGATGGAGAAGGGAATCCCGTTCGTGAACAAGGGGCGCGATCAGCTGGCACCCGTCAACGCGCAATCGACCGCGACGAGCGCCGGACAGGCCACGCTGCCGCGCTGA